One genomic region from Amaranthus tricolor cultivar Red isolate AtriRed21 chromosome 12, ASM2621246v1, whole genome shotgun sequence encodes:
- the LOC130796821 gene encoding eukaryotic peptide chain release factor subunit 1-3-like, protein MTSSGDGQESDKNIEIWKVKKLIKGLEAARGNGTSMISLIITPRDQISRVTKMLGDEFGTASNIKSRVNRQSVLGAITSAQQRLKLYNRVPPNGLVLYTGTIITEDGKEKKVTIDFEPFKPINASLYLCDNKFHTEALNELLEADDKFGFIVMDGNGTLFGTLSGNTREVLHKFSVDLPKKHGRGGQSALRFARLRMEKRHNYVRKTAELATQFFINPQTSQPNVSGLILAGSADFKTELSQSDMFDPRLQAIILNVVDVSYGGESGFNQAIELSAEILANVKFIQEKKLIGKYFEEISQDTGKYVFGVDDTLKALEMGAVETLIVWENLDINRFVLKNSATGEIVVKHFNKEQEANQSNFRDSATGADLEVQEQMLLLEWFANEYKNFGCSLQFVTNKSQEGSQFCRGFGGIGGILRYQLDMRSFDDYSDDAEDFEDSD, encoded by the coding sequence ATGACTTCAAGTGGTGATGGTCAAGAATCTGACAAGAACATTGAGATATGGAAGGTCAAGAAGCTGATTAAAGGATTGGAAGCTGCGAGAGGAAATGGTACCAGCATGATATCGTTGATCATTACTCCTCGCGATCAAATATCCCGAGTGACTAAAATGCTTGGTGATGAATTTGGGACTGCATCCAATATTAAAAGCAGGGTTAACCGTCAATCTGTCCTTGGTGCAATCACATCTGCTCAGCAAAGGTTGAAACTTTATAACAGGGTTCCTCCCAATGGACTTGTTTTGTACACTGGGACAATTATTACTGAAGATGGGAAGGAAAAGAAAGTTACTATAGATTTTGAACCTTTTAAGCCCATTAACGCTTCTCTTTACCTTTGTGATAATAAATTTCACACTGAAGCTCTCAATGAACTGCTAGAAGCTGATGACAAATTTGGCTTTATTGTGATGGATGGAAATGGAACTCTTTTTGGGACTCTTAGTGGGAACACTAGGGAAGTGCTTCACAAATTTAGTGTCGACTTGCCTAAGAAACATGGAAGAGGTGGTCAATCAGCACTGCGATTTGCTCGTCTCCGTATGGAAAAGCGCCACAACTATGTGAGGAAGACAGCAGAACTTGCGACACAGTTCTTCATTAATCCGCAAACCAGCCAGCCCAATGTCTCTGGGCTTATTCTTGCTGGTTCTGCAGATTTTAAGACAGAGTTAAGTCAATCAGACATGTTTGATCCTCGCCTTCAGGCAATTATACTGAATGTAGTGGATGTCTCCTATGGTGGGGAAAGTGGTTTCAATCAAGCTATCGAGCTATCTGCTGAAATCCTCGCAAATGTGAAGTTCATCCAAGAGAAGAAGTTGATTGGCAAGTATTTTGAGGAAATTAGTCAGGATACGGGGAAGTATGTTTTTGGAGTGGACGATACATTGAAAGCTTTAGAGATGGGTGCTGTGGAAACATTGATTGTGTGGGAGAATTTGGATATTAATAGGTTTGTGCTGAAAAATAGTGCTACTGGGGAGATCGTTGTTAAGCACTTTAACAAGGAGCAGGAAGCAAATCAGAGCAACTTCCGGGACTCGGCCACTGGAGCAGATTTAGAGGTTCAGGAGCAGATGCTACTGTTGGAGTGGTTTGCTAATGAATATAAAAACTTTGGTTGCTCCCTTCAATTTGTGACCAACAAATCACAAGAAGGGTCGCAGTTCTGTCGTGGCTTTGGTGGGATTGGTGGAATCCTTCGTTACCAGTTGGACATGCGATCATTTGATGACTACTCTGATGATGCTGAAGACTTTGAGGATTCTGACTAG
- the LOC130828909 gene encoding uncharacterized protein LOC130828909, producing the protein MEDIGLVQQAWKWLQSQKHLCSVAPTLICGFRDRTWVAIDTHWPMICNGFKNFLNFVGLLFLYWKDSFFRGFRSLIGLQSAALLIIMWSCFLSLTSISCLVYVLISIAAAGVAVQYLGYTPGIFIVGLFAILILWMYANFWITGILFVVGGYLFSLNHARLVVLMAMIYSMYCVKVRVGLVGPFLSVNLAFLSNDAFNYLLQWCDTLNESSRVNEHKASEAFTEDNFSRECEYSIPSDDSEERSSSTSTDRKASKIPNETTFNRTTSSKTKSSTTTALKNQKEASPSQVVKEDKSSLIEMRRILSSADHYEALGVPRHKKIDALILKKEYRKKAMLVHPDKNMGSPLASESFKKLQCAYEVLSDFTKKRDYDEQLRKEEYKNISQKSPSTSNQESHEFFSEESRRIQCTKCGLSHIWVCTNRSKAKARWCQDCCQYHQAKDGDGWVEYKGSLVLSGPQKVEIPRAFVCAESKIFDVSEWAICQGMACRPNTHRPSFHVNMVGLEKTTRSNSSRFPWGLDAEMMDEDEEEFELWLQQALASGLFCETSKRRKTWSPFKLNQKKKQWRRSSSGLT; encoded by the exons ATGGAGGACATAGGGTTAGTTCAGCAAGCATGGAAATGGTTGCAATCTCAAAAGCATTTGTGTTCAGTTGCTCCGACACTGATTTGTGGATTTAGAGATAGGACTTGGGTCGCCATTGATACACATTGGCCAATGATTTGTAATGGTTTCAAGAACTTCTTGAACTTTGTGGGTTTGCTGTTTCTTTACTGGAAAGATAGCTTTTTTAGGGGTTTCCGATCGTTAATCGGCCTGCAATCTGCTGCGTTGCTAATTATAATGTGGAGTTGTTTTTTGAGCTTGACCTCTATTTCTTGCCTTGTTTACGTATTGATTAGCATT GCGGCTGCAGGAGTTGCTGTTCAATACTTGGGCTACACTCCTGGAATTTTTATAGTGGGACTGTTTGCCATCTTAATATTATGGATGTATGCTAACTTCTGGATTACAGGAATATTGTTCGTTGTTGGAG GCTACTTGTTCTCCCTAAATCATGCTCGATTGGTAGTCTTGATGGCAATGATTTATTCCATGTATTGCGTGAAAGTACGAGTAGGATTGGTTGGCCCTTTCCTTTCTGTTAACCTTGCCTTCCTATCAAATGACGCATTTAATTATTTGTTGCAATGGTGTGATACTCTAAACGAGAGTTCACGTGTTAATGAGCACAAAGCATCGGAAGCATTCACAGAGGATAACTTTTCCAGAGAATGTGAATATTCTATTCCCTCTGATGATTCTGAAGAGCGGTCCTCATCTACCTCAACTGACAGAAAAGCTAGTAAAATACCCAACGAAACAACTTTTAATAGAACAACCTCGAGTAAAACAAAGTCTAGTACAACAACTGCCCTGAAGAATCAGAAAGAAGCATCTCCTAGTCAGGTGGTCAAAGAAGACAAAAGCTCATTGATTGAAATGAGAAGGATCCTAAGCAGTGCTGACCACTATGAAGCGTTGGGGGTTCCACGCCACAAGAAAATTGATGCTTTAATATTGAAAAAGGAATATAGGAAGAAG GCTATGCTTGTGCATCCTGACAAAAATATGGGAAGCCCTTTAGCTAGTGAATCGTTTAAGAAGCTTCAATGTGCATATGAG GTACTTTCGGATTTTACCAAGAAAAGAGATTACGATGAGCAACTAAGGAaggaagaatataaaaatatctccCAAAAGTCTCCTAGCACTTCAAACCAG GAATCCCATGAGTTTTTCTCTGAGGAGTCAAGACGGATACAATGCACTAAGTGTGGCCTTTCTCACATATGGGTTTGTACTAATAGGTCAAAGGCTAAGGCACGATGGTGTCAG GATTGTTGTCAGTATCATCAAGCCAAGGATGGAGATGGTTGGGTTGAATACAAAGGATCTTTGGTCTTAAGTGGACCTCAAAAG GTGGAAATTCCACGTGCCTTTGTGTGTGCTGAAAGTAAAATATTTGATGTATCTGAATGGGCTATTTGTCAG GGAATGGCTTGCAGACCCAATACCCATCGTCCGAGTTTCCACGTAAATATGGTGGGTTTGGAGAAGACAACTCGGTCAAATTCTAGTAGATTTCCCTGGGGTTTGGATGCTGAAATGatggatgaagatgaagaagagttTGAACTGTGGCTGCAACAGGCTCTTGCTTCTGGTCTGTTTTGTGAAACTTCAAAGCGAAGAAAGACCTGGAGTCCTTTCAAATTGAATCAGAAAAAGAAGCAATGGCGACGATCATCTTCAGGATTGACTTGA